The following coding sequences are from one Hydra vulgaris chromosome 04, alternate assembly HydraT2T_AEP window:
- the LOC136079875 gene encoding uncharacterized protein LOC136079875 isoform X2, which yields MRYETALASINLKEDVVLPQGTKDTSLSILVWDNIDFGEERRSGKGTNHMANGIIVQPLNIGPTQEKKEITVSKRPRTIQEPLSSILPYQIGKKESPKLKKLIEKINIDLVISSISIEKVKDQDRAYLLCKSQIQENSFPSWTAFNIGQNKAASHVSYIGYLPVVDAPVTDIATIYTILRRSVDIINKLNLKYGVVVCDEAVYSKIQMVRWKEPEFSNRFVVRLGEFHTMMSLMTAIAKRFDGSGFKDIVIESGLVAEGAVKGILTGKHYNRSIMVHKIMFEALSRLRFESFLNSLDVDNRHKVEDFCLLLMELHGTSEFQWYIESGLFVEIRERTFCKK from the exons ATGAGATATGAAACAGCATTAGCGTCTATCAATCTAAAGGAAGATGTAGTTTTACCACAAG gAACTAAAGACACATCACTGTCAATTTTGGTTTGGGACAACATTGATTTCGGTGAGGAAAGAAGATCTGGAAAAGGAACTAATCATATGGCTAATGGAATCATTGTTCAACCTTTAAATATTGGACCAACCCAAGAAAAAAAAGAG ataacaGTTTCAAAACGACCTCGAACTATTCAAGAACCACTTTCTAGCATATTACCTTATCAGATTGGGAAAAAAGAATCACCCAAGCTTAAAAAGCTAAtcgaaaaaataaacattgatcTTGTCATTTCATCTATATCAATAGAGAAAGTTAAGGATCAAGATAGGGCTTATCTATTATGCAAAAGTCAAATTCAAGAAAATTCCTTTCCAAGTTGGACTGCTTTCAATATTGGTCAAAACAAAGCTGCCTCTCATGTCTCATACATTGGATATTTACCAGTTGTTGATGCTCCTGTTACTGATATAGCAACAATATACACAATATTACGTAGAAGTGTTGATattataaacaaactaaatttgaaGTATGGAGTAGTTGTCTGTGATGAGGCTGTgtattcaaaaattcaaatgGTTCGGTGGAAGGAACCTGAGTTTTCGAATAGATTTGTAGTAAGACTTGGCGAATTTCATACTATGATGTCATTAATGACTGCTATTGCTAAAAGATTTGATGGATCCGGTTTTAAg GATATTGTCATTGAATCTGGTCTAGTGGCAGAGGGAGCAGTTAAAGGTATTCTCACAGGTAAACACTATAACAGAAGCATAATGGTGCATAAAATCATGTTTGAGGCTTTAAGTCGCCTTAGATTTGAATCATTCTTGAACTCCTTGGATGTTGACAACCGACATAAAGTAGAGGATTTCTGCTTGTTATTAATGGAACTACATGGAACTTCTGAATTCCAATGGTATATTGAAAGTGGTTTGTTTGTTGAAATTAGAGAAAG aactttttgtaaaaaataa
- the LOC136079875 gene encoding uncharacterized protein LOC136079875 isoform X1 codes for MRYETALASINLKEDVVLPQGTKDTSLSILVWDNIDFGEERRSGKGTNHMANGIIVQPLNIGPTQEKKEITVSKRPRTIQEPLSSILPYQIGKKESPKLKKLIEKINIDLVISSISIEKVKDQDRAYLLCKSQIQENSFPSWTAFNIGQNKAASHVSYIGYLPVVDAPVTDIATIYTILRRSVDIINKLNLKYGVVVCDEAVYSKIQMVRWKEPEFSNRFVVRLGEFHTMMSLMTAIAKRFDGSGFKDIVIESGLVAEGAVKGILTGKHYNRSIMVHKIMFEALSRLRFESFLNSLDVDNRHKVEDFCLLLMELHGTSEFQWYIESGLFVEIRERYDEFVKISSDRSSTFKFWSSYIDMVWLMLLFLRATRTTNWELHLECVRMMLPWYFAYDRVNYASISVLTG; via the exons ATGAGATATGAAACAGCATTAGCGTCTATCAATCTAAAGGAAGATGTAGTTTTACCACAAG gAACTAAAGACACATCACTGTCAATTTTGGTTTGGGACAACATTGATTTCGGTGAGGAAAGAAGATCTGGAAAAGGAACTAATCATATGGCTAATGGAATCATTGTTCAACCTTTAAATATTGGACCAACCCAAGAAAAAAAAGAG ataacaGTTTCAAAACGACCTCGAACTATTCAAGAACCACTTTCTAGCATATTACCTTATCAGATTGGGAAAAAAGAATCACCCAAGCTTAAAAAGCTAAtcgaaaaaataaacattgatcTTGTCATTTCATCTATATCAATAGAGAAAGTTAAGGATCAAGATAGGGCTTATCTATTATGCAAAAGTCAAATTCAAGAAAATTCCTTTCCAAGTTGGACTGCTTTCAATATTGGTCAAAACAAAGCTGCCTCTCATGTCTCATACATTGGATATTTACCAGTTGTTGATGCTCCTGTTACTGATATAGCAACAATATACACAATATTACGTAGAAGTGTTGATattataaacaaactaaatttgaaGTATGGAGTAGTTGTCTGTGATGAGGCTGTgtattcaaaaattcaaatgGTTCGGTGGAAGGAACCTGAGTTTTCGAATAGATTTGTAGTAAGACTTGGCGAATTTCATACTATGATGTCATTAATGACTGCTATTGCTAAAAGATTTGATGGATCCGGTTTTAAg GATATTGTCATTGAATCTGGTCTAGTGGCAGAGGGAGCAGTTAAAGGTATTCTCACAGGTAAACACTATAACAGAAGCATAATGGTGCATAAAATCATGTTTGAGGCTTTAAGTCGCCTTAGATTTGAATCATTCTTGAACTCCTTGGATGTTGACAACCGACATAAAGTAGAGGATTTCTGCTTGTTATTAATGGAACTACATGGAACTTCTGAATTCCAATGGTATATTGAAAGTGGTTTGTTTGTTGAAATTAGAGAAAG GTATGATGAATTTGTTAAAATCTCCTCAGACAGATCaagcacttttaaattttggagCTCTTATATTGATATGGTTTGGCTGATGCTGTTATTCCTTCGTGCTACTAGAACAACAAATTGGGAGCTTCATTTAGAATGTGTGAGGATGATGTTACCCTGGTATTTTGCATACGACAGAGTCAATTATGCAAGTATCTCTGTCCTTACTGGTTAG
- the LOC136079876 gene encoding uncharacterized protein LOC136079876 has translation MVINFALRHKSNRVDFVTDRYRNISIKHAERQRRAESGVQNVTIFGPDQKVPKQWKKFMSVGSNKEELVKFLLEEWKSYAINEIEIFITHGDSTYCFRNSICTELSELRSDHEEADTRLLLHCKHASVSYAHVILASPDTDVFVSALYHSWFISATLHFETGCGNKQRILNVNKIAKEIGYDWCDAMIGFHSFTGCDAVSAFQGKGKLSALKTAEKKKEYCTAFRGIGMSLDVSDDVVNGIQKFVCHLYGASKEDVVNKARYYLFKMGKSTEEMLPPNYDSLILHIKRANYDAYIRKNALKGILNVPSPDGYGWSLNGDQVNLVWTTIPPAPDSLLEFVHCSCKLGCVTNRCSCKQNGITCTDLCDAVKLVKTPRLTKDSMMMMMMMMMMK, from the exons ATGGTAATAAATTTTGCTCTTAGGCATAAGTCAAATAGAGTTGACTTTGTTACGGACAGGTATCGAAATATTAGTATCAAACACGCCGAGCGACAAAGACGAGCTGAATCTGGTGTCCAGAATGTTACTATATTTGGGCCTGATCAAAAAGTACCGAAACAATGGAAGAAGTTTATGAGTGTTGGCAGCAATAAAGAGGAATTGGTTAAGTTTCTCTTGGAAGAATGGAAAAGTTATGCAATAAATGAAATAGAGATATTTATTACACATGGTGATAGCACATACTGCTTCAGAAATTCGATTTGTACGGAATTGTCTGAACTTCGTAGCGACCACGAAGAAGCTGATACTCGGTTATTGTTACATTGTAAACACGCTTCGGTTTCATATGCTCATGTTATACTTGCAAGCCCCGATACAGATGTGTTCGTAAGTGCATTATACCATAGTTGGTTCATCTCTGCAACTCTTCATTTTGAAACAGGATGTGGAAACAAACAACGTATccttaatgtaaataaaatcgCAAAAGAAATTGGTTACGATTGGTGTGATGCAATGATCGGATTCCATTCCTTTACAG GTTGTGATGCAGTGTCTGCTTTTCAAGGAAAAGGTAAATTATCTGCCCTAAAGACggcagaaaagaaaaaagaatattgtACAGCATTCCGAGGTATCGGAATGTCACTAGACGTATCAGATGACGTTGTTAATGGCATACAGAAATTTGTTTGTCACCTTTATGGTGCAAGCAAAGAAGATGTTGTCAATAAAGCACGATATTACTTGTTCAAAATGGGCAAATCTACAGAAGAGATGCTCCCTCCAAATTATGATTCGCTTATTTTACACATTAAACGTGCCAATTATGATGCTTACATCCGAAAAAATGCATTGAAAGGTATATTAAATGTTCCTTCGCCTGATGGCTATGGTTGGTCTTTAAATGGAGACCAGGTAAACTTGGTTTGGACAACAATTCCACCTGCACCCGATTCCCTTCTTGAATTTGTTCACTGTTCTTGCAAACTTGGTTGCGTCACAAATCGATGTTCTTGTAAACAAAACGGAATCACATGTACTGATCTATGCGATGCGGTGAAGCTTGTGAAAACACCTCGTTTGACGAAAGACtctatgatgatgatgatgatgatgatgatgatgaaataG